A window of the Dyadobacter pollutisoli genome harbors these coding sequences:
- a CDS encoding carboxypeptidase-like regulatory domain-containing protein, translating into MKQILLSFLGGLLLLCSHANAQSREVTGKVTSKEDGSPLPGVTIFLKGTNRGTTTNSDGEYSISASSGATLVFSFIGFIKHESQVGSQTLINISLATDETELQEAIITSLGIARDKKALGYSVQEIKGEKLALARDADSTNNVRDFFEKPVSSNSNIAFAKAGENYSSKISYTYH; encoded by the coding sequence ATGAAACAAATTTTACTTTCTTTTTTGGGAGGGCTACTGCTGCTTTGCAGTCACGCCAATGCCCAAAGCAGAGAGGTCACCGGAAAGGTCACCTCGAAAGAAGACGGCTCCCCGCTGCCGGGGGTTACCATTTTTCTTAAAGGTACCAACCGAGGTACGACTACAAATAGCGACGGAGAATATTCAATTTCTGCTTCATCCGGAGCGACATTGGTTTTCAGCTTTATCGGCTTTATCAAGCACGAGTCGCAGGTCGGAAGCCAGACACTTATCAATATTTCATTGGCAACTGATGAAACTGAATTACAGGAAGCCATTATTACCTCTTTGGGGATTGCCCGTGACAAAAAGGCACTGGGTTATTCTGTTCAGGAAATCAAAGGAGAAAAACTAGCCCTAGCCCGGGATGCAGACAGTACAAATAATGTACGCGACTTTTTTGAGAAACCTGTGAGCAGTAACTCAAACATTGCTTTTGCAAAAGCAGGTGAAAATTATTCGTCCAAAATTTCTTACACATATCATTAA